From the Bacillus tuaregi genome, one window contains:
- a CDS encoding aromatic ring-hydroxylating dioxygenase subunit alpha, producing MKAATKNQELNLTWPEEGITRVPYQVFLDQKVYDEEQKNIFRGPTWNYLCLEAELPNKHDYKTGFIGDTPVVVTRSSDGTFSAFVNRCAHRGATVCMDSCGNSRNFTCVYHAWVYDDKGNLKGVPFKNGVNGNGGMPDDFDTKKLSLTKVRVESYHGMLFGTFDENLEPLDQYIGEKMGHYLQRVFNGRPIKILGYQRQKMQNNWKLYFENVKDSYHASLLHLFFTTFGINRLSQKGGIDLDERGMHHVSYTFGNKNENESVYKNEKVRSYSKYTLDDPSLLDGWNEFEDGITLAIQSIFPGVVLQQIHNTLAVRQLLPKGPGECELIWTFIGYEDDTEEQTEMRLKQNNLVGPAGFVSLEDGGIGEMVQKAIVRDQEKTAFIEMGGRDVKSENYRITETSIRGFWKQYRELMRV from the coding sequence ATGAAAGCAGCAACAAAGAATCAGGAATTAAATCTAACGTGGCCGGAAGAAGGAATTACACGAGTTCCGTACCAAGTGTTTTTAGATCAAAAGGTATATGATGAGGAGCAAAAGAATATTTTCCGTGGTCCAACCTGGAATTATCTTTGCCTAGAGGCCGAGCTGCCAAATAAGCATGATTACAAAACTGGTTTTATTGGGGATACTCCAGTCGTGGTTACACGGTCATCAGACGGTACGTTCAGCGCCTTTGTCAATCGCTGTGCCCATCGCGGGGCTACCGTTTGTATGGATTCATGCGGTAACAGCCGTAATTTCACCTGTGTCTATCATGCCTGGGTGTATGATGATAAAGGAAATTTGAAGGGCGTTCCTTTTAAAAATGGTGTGAATGGTAACGGCGGGATGCCGGATGATTTTGACACGAAGAAACTGTCCCTGACAAAGGTTAGAGTGGAAAGCTATCATGGAATGCTATTTGGTACCTTTGATGAAAATCTCGAGCCACTTGACCAATATATTGGCGAAAAAATGGGTCACTATTTGCAGCGGGTCTTTAATGGCAGACCAATTAAAATATTAGGCTACCAGCGCCAAAAGATGCAGAATAATTGGAAATTATATTTTGAAAATGTGAAGGATTCCTATCATGCGAGCTTACTTCACCTTTTCTTTACAACCTTTGGCATTAACCGTTTGTCACAAAAGGGTGGGATTGATTTAGACGAGCGCGGGATGCATCATGTCAGCTATACGTTTGGCAATAAAAATGAGAATGAGAGTGTCTATAAAAATGAAAAGGTACGTTCCTATTCTAAATATACGTTGGATGATCCAAGTCTGTTAGACGGGTGGAATGAATTTGAGGATGGCATTACACTTGCGATTCAATCAATCTTCCCTGGAGTGGTTCTGCAGCAAATTCATAATACATTAGCCGTCCGCCAATTACTGCCAAAGGGCCCGGGTGAATGTGAGCTGATCTGGACGTTCATTGGCTATGAGGATGATACCGAGGAACAAACAGAAATGCGCTTAAAGCAGAATAATTTAGTGGGTCCGGCAGGGTTTGTTTCACTGGAGGATGGCGGTATTGGAGAAATGGTTCAAAAGGCAATTGTCAGGGACCAAGAGAAAACAGCCTTCATTGAAATGGGCGGTCGAGATGTAAAAAGTGAAAACTACCGCATTACTGAAACATCCATCCGTGGTTTCTGGAAGCAATATCGAGAATTAATGCGAGTCTAA
- a CDS encoding aromatic-ring-hydroxylating dioxygenase subunit beta: MSNQETIGITEVREKIQQLNDQYIHCIDDDRLEEWPEFFTEDCTYKIISRENYARNLPSSLIYCKSKGMLKDRISAHRNANIFEAHFYRHIVSNSLIMGEADGVYQVQSNYVVFQTKLDGNTEVYNTGKYIDQVVFEAGEPKLKERLVVYDTLNIPSLLVTPI; this comes from the coding sequence ATGAGTAATCAGGAAACAATCGGCATAACAGAGGTACGAGAAAAAATCCAACAATTAAATGACCAGTATATTCATTGTATTGATGATGATCGACTGGAGGAATGGCCTGAATTTTTCACAGAGGATTGTACTTACAAAATCATTTCAAGAGAAAATTATGCGAGAAATCTGCCATCTTCCTTAATTTATTGTAAAAGTAAGGGGATGCTAAAGGACCGCATTTCCGCCCATCGAAATGCCAATATCTTTGAAGCTCATTTTTACCGCCATATTGTCAGCAATAGCTTGATCATGGGAGAGGCAGATGGAGTCTACCAGGTTCAATCAAACTATGTTGTCTTTCAAACGAAATTAGATGGGAATACAGAAGTCTATAATACGGGCAAATATATTGATCAAGTTGTCTTTGAAGCAGGCGAACCAAAGCTAAAAGAGAGATTAGTCGTTTATGATACTTTAAATATCCCTAGTTTACTAGTTACACCTATTTAA